Within the Candidatus Rokuibacteriota bacterium genome, the region GCGGCACTGGCGACCTGCTCGCGGCCCTCTCGCCCTCGGACGGCCTCGGGATCGACCTGTCGGCGGAGATGGTCCGGCTGGCGACGAAGAAGCACCCCGATCTCCGGTTCCGCCAGATGGCGGCGGAGGAGCTGGACCTGGCGGGCGAGCGCTTCGACTACATCGTCCTGTCGGACCTGATCGGTTACCTGTACGATATCCGCGAAGTCTTTCGCCGGCTCCGCGGCGCCTGCCACGCGCGAACCCGCGTCGTCATCAGCTGGTACAACCGGCTCTGGCAGCCGGTGATCTCGCTGGCCGAGCGGCTCGGGGTCAAGCCTCCCCTGCCGCTCCTCAACTGGACGACGCCCGAGGACGTCGAGAACCTCCTGTATCTGGCCGGCTTCGAGCGGATCCACCGCCGGGGGCACATCCTTCTGCCCAAGCGCGTTCCCGCGCTGACGCCGCTGGCGAACCGCTACCTGGCGCATCTGCCCGGGTTCCGCTGGCTCTGCCTGACGAACTGGATCGTGGCCCGCCCGGTGGGCGTGAAGCCCGAGCCTGCCCCGCTCCGCGTCTCGGTGATCTCGCCGTGCCGGAACGAGGCCGGCAACATCGAGCCCCTCGTCCGGCGCCTGCCCCGCATGGGCAGCCACACCGAGCTGATCTTCGTGGAGGGCCACTCGCGCGACGGCACGCTCGAGGAGTGCCGGCGCGTCGCCGCGGCCTATCCCGACCGCGACATCAAGGTGTTCGTCCAGGAGGGGATCGGCAAGGCGGACGCGGTCCGCCTCGGCTTCGCCCGCGCCTCCGGCGACGCGCTCATCATCCTGGACGCGGACCTGAGCGTGGCCCCGGAGGATCTCCCCCAGTTCTACGAGCTGCTCGCGCCCGGGCAGGGCGAGTTCGTGAACGGCT harbors:
- a CDS encoding glycosyltransferase, encoding MQPEAAGLFSAGLRDPAATPETLRRPPADYRDYSESRRTFFDRFAPVADAWGRKNPEYHRAVRSLAGYYIPPGARVLEIGCGTGDLLAALSPSDGLGIDLSAEMVRLATKKHPDLRFRQMAAEELDLAGERFDYIVLSDLIGYLYDIREVFRRLRGACHARTRVVISWYNRLWQPVISLAERLGVKPPLPLLNWTTPEDVENLLYLAGFERIHRRGHILLPKRVPALTPLANRYLAHLPGFRWLCLTNWIVARPVGVKPEPAPLRVSVISPCRNEAGNIEPLVRRLPRMGSHTELIFVEGHSRDGTLEECRRVAAAYPDRDIKVFVQEGIGKADAVRLGFARASGDALIILDADLSVAPEDLPQFYELLAPGQGEFVNGSRLVYAMDSRAMRFLNLLGNRAFALLLSSILGQPIKDTLCGTKALLRQDYARIATGRHYFGDFDPFGDYELIFGAAKLNLRIVEVPVRYHTRVYGQTNISRFTHGWLLLRMSVKAAANLLFVS